In one Dermochelys coriacea isolate rDerCor1 chromosome 20, rDerCor1.pri.v4, whole genome shotgun sequence genomic region, the following are encoded:
- the LOC119845890 gene encoding protein mono-ADP-ribosyltransferase TIPARP-like: MAEKPKRPHLGLAQYPLLLTLEPEGHGLGGQVLELAGPEEVHVHQKDGILICDSFLLGQCLEWERCLRHHTPNPFHWQMRRQADGVWLSVGTSAQQHLENLYCSTRHHSVELVDKAGSSWTLNLNSMDLKPSQLYDRVRRLSNSGDPSRSPYFPVEWQVYWEEWGEWLVYEEPVRWELLAAFEKGMWNHAFELRGRLYNVDLKKLTQHNVRTGFTRRILHRPIFRPPWRLAPHLRTGPGATLFSPSAIPGEDPQSTYWGPYPASWVPKAPVGTMYTLAEVAPAERAYETTCTLFHKTLAEDKVMVLAVYRVRNDYLWQKYCGQKKFMAQTRPCVSRHCMERHLFHGTIASKVQPICEMNFDPRVSGENGEAYGQGSYFATDASYSHTYAKLGKASLCHMFLAKVLVGRSVQGKPRFRRPPPAHDGRLYDSCTDCTKKPQIFVIFDSCQCYPYFLIRYKLLSEPVAVDS; this comes from the exons ATGGCAGAGAAGCCCAAGCGCCCGCATCTGGGATTGGCCCAGTACCCCCTGCTGCTCACACTGGAGCCCGAGGGGCACGGCCTGGGCGGGCAGGTCCTGGAGTTGGCTGGTCCAGAGGAGGTCCACGTCCACCAGAAAGACGGCATCCTGATCTGCGACAGCTTCCTGCTGGGGCAGTGTCTGGAGTGGGAGCGCTGCCTGCGCCAtcacacccccaaccccttccaCTGGCAGATGCGGCGCCAGGCAGACGGGGTGTGGCTGAGCGTTGGCACGTCAGCCCAGCAGCACCTGGAGAACCTCTACTGCAGCACCAGGCACCACAGCGTGGAGCTCGTGGACAA GGCCGGCTCATCCTGGACCCTCAACCTGAACTCCATGGACCTGAAGCCCAGCCAGCTTTATGACCGCGTCCGGCGCCTCTCCAACAGCGGTGACCCCAGCCGCAGCCCCTACTTCCCCGTTGAGTGGCAGGTGTACTGGGAGGAGTGGGGCGAGTGGCTCGTGTATGAGgag CCGGTGCggtgggagctgctggcagcCTTCGAGAAGGGCATGTGGAACCATGCCTTTGAGCTGCGTGGCCGGCTGTACAATGTGGACCTGAAGAAACTGACCCAGCACAATGTGCGTACAGGCTTCACCCGGCGCATCCTGCACCGCCCAATCTTCCGTCCACCCTGGCGCCTGGCGCCCCACCTGCG GACAGGCCCAGGCGCCACCCTCTTTTCCCCCAGCGCCATCCCTGGGGAGGACCCCCAGAGCACCTACTGGGGCCCATACCCTGCGTCCTGGGTTCCCAAGGCCCCAGTGGGCACCATGTATACACTGGCAGAAGTGGCACCAGCAGAGAGGGCCTATGAGACCACATGCACGCTCTTCCACAAAACTCTGGCAGAGGACAAGGTGATGGTGCTGGCCGTTTACCGGGTCCGGAACGACTACCTATGGCAGAAATACTGTGG ccagAAGAAGTTCATGGCCCAGACCCGTCCCTGTGTGTCACGGCACTGCATGGAGAGACACCTCTTCCATGGCACCATAGCCAGCAAAGTGCAGCCCATCTGTGAGATGAACTTTGACCCCCGGGTGTCAGGGGAAAACGGTGAGGCTTACGGGCAGGGCAGCTACTTCGCCACCGACGCCTCCTACTCCCACACTTATGCCAAGCTGGGCAAGGCCAGCCTGTGCCACATGTTCCTGGCCAAGGTGCTGGTGGGGCGCTCGGTGCAGGGCAAGCCCAGGTTCCGGCGCCCCCCACCAGCACACGATGGCCGCCTCTACGACTCCTGCACGGACTGCACTAAGAAGCCACAGATCTTCGTCATCTTTGACAGCTGCCAGTGCTACCCCTACTTCCTGATCCGCTACAAGCTGCTCTCCGAGCCCGTGGCCGTGGACTCGTGA